Proteins from one Romboutsia sp. CE17 genomic window:
- the asnB gene encoding asparagine synthase (glutamine-hydrolyzing), whose amino-acid sequence MCGFVGFVSKANNKKYILKDMLDTIIHRGPDQTGEFINEDVALGFRRLSIIDVTHGAQPLFNEDKSIALVFNGEIYNYKDLREELIQRGHIFKTDTDSEVLVHSYEEYKEDMVQKLRGMFAFVIFDTKNKKLFGARDHFGIKPFYYTSFLGKDEKSFLFGSEIKSFLKHPDFVKELNKDALKPYLTFQYSVLNETFFKGVFKLPPAHYFTYENEKMEIKRYWDINFDEKENTLENYINEVKHIVNQSVEVHKNSEVPLGSFLSGGVDSSYITSVLMPQKTFSVGFEQDKFNESNLAKDLSNMLEIENLSKIINAEECFNKLDCIQYHMDEPQANPSSIPLYFLSELAREHVTVVLSGEGADELFGGYEWYDETSVMKKYKKVPKPLRKLLAKLVKNKPYFKGKMLMIKGGSDVEDYFIGQAFVFEEDEAKDILNKEYSQSPSIKDITKPIYEKVKDKDDLTKKQYLDLNLWLPGDILLKADKMSMAHSLELRVPFLDKEVMKVAQDIPRDYRVNDENTKYVLRKAANEVLPDEWAKREKKGFPVPIREWLKEEKYHRIVKESFESDYAREFFDTTKIVKLLDNHYNGNENNARKIWVIYIFLVWYKRFFIDEDKSIAL is encoded by the coding sequence ATGTGTGGATTTGTTGGATTTGTTAGCAAAGCAAATAATAAGAAATATATATTAAAGGATATGTTAGATACTATAATACATAGGGGCCCAGATCAAACTGGTGAATTTATAAATGAGGATGTAGCATTAGGCTTTAGAAGGCTTAGCATAATAGATGTGACTCATGGAGCTCAACCTTTATTTAATGAAGATAAAAGTATAGCATTAGTATTTAATGGTGAGATATATAATTATAAAGATCTAAGAGAAGAGTTAATACAAAGAGGGCATATATTTAAAACTGATACAGATAGTGAAGTTCTAGTACATTCTTATGAAGAATATAAAGAAGATATGGTACAAAAGCTTAGGGGAATGTTTGCTTTTGTAATTTTCGATACTAAAAATAAGAAATTATTTGGTGCAAGAGATCATTTTGGTATAAAACCTTTTTATTACACTAGTTTTTTAGGAAAAGATGAAAAATCATTCTTATTTGGATCAGAGATAAAAAGTTTTTTAAAACATCCAGACTTCGTAAAAGAATTAAATAAAGATGCTTTAAAACCGTATCTAACGTTCCAATACTCAGTTTTAAATGAGACTTTCTTTAAAGGAGTATTTAAACTCCCACCAGCTCATTACTTTACTTATGAAAATGAAAAGATGGAAATAAAAAGATACTGGGATATCAATTTTGATGAAAAAGAAAATACATTAGAAAATTATATAAATGAAGTTAAGCATATAGTTAATCAATCGGTAGAAGTTCATAAAAATAGTGAAGTTCCTTTAGGTTCATTTTTATCTGGTGGAGTAGATTCTAGTTACATAACTAGTGTTTTGATGCCACAAAAAACTTTTTCGGTTGGATTTGAGCAAGATAAGTTTAATGAATCTAATTTAGCAAAAGACTTATCTAATATGCTTGAAATAGAAAATTTAAGTAAAATTATAAATGCTGAAGAGTGTTTTAATAAACTGGATTGTATTCAATATCATATGGATGAGCCACAAGCAAATCCATCATCGATTCCCTTATATTTCTTATCTGAGTTAGCAAGAGAACATGTTACAGTTGTTTTATCTGGAGAAGGTGCAGATGAACTATTTGGTGGCTATGAATGGTATGATGAAACTTCAGTTATGAAAAAATATAAGAAAGTTCCTAAACCTTTAAGAAAATTACTAGCTAAGTTGGTTAAGAATAAACCATATTTTAAAGGTAAAATGTTAATGATTAAGGGAGGAAGTGATGTTGAAGATTACTTTATAGGGCAAGCTTTTGTTTTTGAAGAAGATGAAGCAAAAGATATACTAAATAAAGAATATTCTCAATCACCGTCAATAAAAGATATAACTAAACCTATATATGAAAAAGTAAAAGATAAAGATGATTTAACAAAGAAACAATATTTAGATTTGAATCTTTGGCTGCCAGGGGATATATTGCTAAAAGCAGATAAAATGAGTATGGCACATTCTTTAGAATTAAGAGTTCCATTTTTAGATAAAGAGGTTATGAAAGTAGCTCAAGATATACCTAGAGATTATAGGGTTAATGATGAAAATACAAAATATGTTTTAAGAAAAGCAGCTAATGAAGTACTTCCAGATGAATGGGCTAAAAGAGAGAAAAAAGGATTCCCAGTACCAATAAGAGAGTGGCTAAAAGAAGAAAAATATCATAGAATAGTAAAAGAATCTTTTGAGAGTGATTATGCTAGAGAATTTTTCGATACTACTAAGATAGTAAAATTACTAGATAATCATTATAATGGAAACGAGAATAATGCAAGAAAAATTTGGGTAATATATATTTTTTTAGTATGGTATAAAAGATTTTTTATAGATGAAGATAAATCAATAGCATTATAA
- the rpoZ gene encoding DNA-directed RNA polymerase subunit omega has product MIKPSINEVLNKIDNRYYLVGTVAKRAREIIDGSAPYVENKQKENKPVCIATQEVAEGEITYRVLSQMEIEQAELEEKQEQEADKKEIEE; this is encoded by the coding sequence ATGATAAAACCATCAATAAATGAAGTATTAAACAAAATAGACAACAGATACTATTTAGTAGGTACTGTTGCAAAAAGAGCGAGAGAAATAATAGATGGATCAGCTCCATATGTAGAAAATAAGCAAAAAGAAAATAAGCCTGTATGTATAGCTACTCAAGAAGTTGCAGAAGGTGAAATAACATATAGAGTATTAAGTCAAATGGAAATAGAACAAGCTGAATTAGAAGAAAAGCAAGAACAAGAAGCTGATAAAAAAGAAATAGAGGAATAA
- a CDS encoding Rqc2 family fibronectin-binding protein — MALDGLVIHSLVNELSTKLIGGKVDKVHQPEDDEIVLYIRNNKENFKLVLSCSSSNPRVYIANDYKKENPIKAPMFCMLFRKYIQGGNIVNISQVGFERIIKISIDSLDELKEKTRKDIYIEIMGRHSNIILTHNSDNKIIDSAKRIPTSISRVRQILPGLTYELPPAQSKLNPLDNISKDSFIKSLKTFDGPIFKGIYSKFLGISPVISKELCYRANINEKINTNDISEEDITSLYNEFSSLFNNIINNIFSPCIVINEKLDKVIDFSCINLTLYNDLKFINKDSMSTILEGYYKTKDIKDRIHQRASDLKKSISVKLERLYHKQEKQEEELLEAENADIYKVKGELLTAYIYMIEKGMDSVEVQNFYDPNYENVTISLNKNLTPSENAQKYFKKYNKLKTAKKEITSQIAINKEEIDYLENIILSIENCENLAELQDIKDELIRLGYSKSSGKLKSKKETALTTKPHEFISSEGFKILVGKNNKQNDYLTLRIADPDDIWMHTKNIPGSHVIIKCAGKDVSEQTIYEGAMLAAYFSKSKMSSQVPVDYTKKKHVKKPSGSKPGMVIYETNSTMYVTPTEEMVASLKNKDF, encoded by the coding sequence ATGGCTTTAGATGGTTTAGTTATTCACTCATTAGTTAATGAACTATCTACTAAACTTATTGGTGGTAAAGTTGATAAAGTTCATCAACCAGAAGATGATGAGATTGTTTTATATATAAGAAATAATAAAGAAAATTTTAAACTAGTTTTAAGTTGTAGTTCTTCTAATCCTAGGGTTTATATTGCTAATGACTACAAAAAAGAAAATCCTATTAAAGCACCTATGTTTTGCATGCTTTTTAGAAAATATATACAAGGTGGTAATATAGTAAATATTTCACAAGTTGGATTTGAAAGAATTATAAAAATAAGTATTGATTCTTTAGATGAATTAAAAGAAAAAACTAGAAAAGATATTTACATAGAAATAATGGGTAGACACAGTAATATAATTCTTACTCATAACTCTGATAATAAAATTATAGATTCGGCTAAAAGAATTCCTACAAGTATAAGTAGAGTTCGTCAAATACTTCCTGGTCTTACTTATGAGCTTCCACCTGCTCAAAGTAAATTAAATCCACTTGATAATATATCTAAAGATAGTTTTATAAAGTCTTTAAAAACTTTTGATGGCCCTATTTTTAAAGGAATATATTCTAAATTTTTAGGTATAAGCCCTGTAATCTCAAAAGAATTATGTTATAGAGCTAATATCAACGAAAAAATAAATACAAATGATATTTCAGAAGAAGATATAACTTCTCTATATAATGAATTTAGCAGTTTATTTAATAATATAATTAATAATATTTTCTCACCATGCATAGTTATTAATGAAAAATTAGATAAGGTTATTGATTTTAGCTGTATTAATTTAACTTTATATAATGATTTAAAATTTATTAATAAAGATAGTATGTCAACTATTTTAGAGGGCTACTATAAGACTAAAGACATAAAAGATAGAATTCATCAACGTGCTTCTGATTTAAAGAAAAGTATTTCTGTAAAACTTGAAAGGCTTTATCATAAACAAGAAAAACAAGAAGAAGAGTTATTAGAAGCTGAAAATGCTGATATTTATAAGGTAAAGGGTGAACTACTTACAGCTTATATTTACATGATTGAAAAGGGAATGGATAGTGTTGAGGTTCAAAACTTCTATGACCCTAATTATGAAAATGTAACTATATCTCTTAATAAAAATTTAACTCCTTCTGAAAACGCTCAAAAGTATTTCAAGAAATATAATAAATTGAAAACAGCTAAAAAAGAAATAACTTCTCAAATAGCTATAAATAAAGAAGAAATAGATTACTTAGAGAATATAATTTTAAGTATAGAAAACTGTGAAAATTTAGCTGAACTTCAAGATATTAAAGATGAACTTATTAGGCTTGGGTACTCAAAGTCATCAGGTAAACTAAAGTCTAAAAAAGAGACTGCACTTACTACTAAACCGCATGAGTTTATTTCATCCGAAGGATTTAAAATTCTTGTAGGTAAGAATAATAAGCAAAATGATTACCTTACCCTTAGAATTGCAGACCCAGATGATATATGGATGCATACAAAAAATATTCCAGGATCTCATGTTATTATAAAATGTGCTGGAAAAGATGTATCTGAGCAAACTATATACGAAGGCGCTATGTTAGCAGCTTATTTTAGTAAATCCAAAATGTCTTCTCAAGTACCTGTAGATTATACTAAGAAGAAACATGTAAAGAAACCTAGTGGTTCTAAACCTGGTATGGTAATTTATGAAACTAATAGTACAATGTATGTAACTCCAACTGAAGAAATGGTTGCATCATTAAAAAATAAAGATTTTTAA
- the dapF gene encoding diaminopimelate epimerase: MKFWKLHGIGNDFIAIDGRNDNIDCNDYGNLAKQVCHRRFSVGADGLLVVKDSNVADVEMVYYNSDGSRAAMCGNGLRCFVKFVYDNNIVRKEEFDVYTLDGIKKIKANLKNNEIDSVKVNMGKGSFLAKDIPVDTEDEIFINKKVKILDKEFTLSSILMGVPHTVILSENLSLEELYKYGKEIEKYKIFKEGTNVNFVKIEDGNSIYVNTWERGCGYTLGCGTGMTASALICNYLNKVGKCVNVTSKGGTVKIDIEDFVYMTGPSVKICEGNLEV; encoded by the coding sequence ATGAAGTTTTGGAAGTTACACGGAATAGGGAATGATTTTATAGCTATAGATGGCAGAAATGATAATATAGATTGCAATGATTATGGAAATTTAGCAAAACAAGTGTGTCATAGAAGGTTTTCAGTTGGAGCAGATGGGCTATTGGTAGTTAAAGATTCTAATGTAGCAGACGTAGAGATGGTTTATTATAACTCTGATGGTTCAAGAGCTGCAATGTGTGGAAATGGATTAAGATGTTTTGTAAAATTTGTTTATGACAATAATATAGTTAGAAAAGAAGAATTTGATGTATATACTTTAGATGGAATAAAGAAAATAAAAGCAAATTTAAAAAATAATGAAATTGATTCAGTAAAAGTAAATATGGGAAAAGGAAGCTTTTTAGCAAAGGATATTCCTGTAGATACAGAGGATGAAATATTCATAAATAAAAAAGTAAAAATATTAGATAAAGAGTTCACTTTAAGTTCAATATTAATGGGTGTTCCACATACGGTTATTTTATCAGAAAACTTAAGTTTAGAAGAATTATATAAATATGGAAAAGAAATAGAAAAATATAAGATTTTTAAGGAAGGAACAAATGTTAATTTCGTTAAAATAGAAGATGGAAATAGTATATATGTGAACACTTGGGAAAGAGGATGTGGATACACACTCGGATGCGGGACAGGGATGACTGCGTCTGCATTAATTTGCAATTACTTAAACAAAGTAGGCAAGTGTGTAAATGTAACATCTAAGGGCGGAACAGTAAAGATAGATATAGAAGATTTTGTTTATATGACAGGACCTTCAGTGAAAATATGCGAAGGAAATTTGGAGGTATAA
- a CDS encoding YicC/YloC family endoribonuclease, with the protein MAISMTGFGRGEYKDDNYYFLVECKTINHKYCDINIRLPRKISFLEDKARNFVKNYIKRGRVDIYIKLDLLGSEDVNLKFDEVLASQYVNILRDIRNKFDLVDDISVMNVAKFPDIIKTEEKEEDEELLWSMLRKALEETLIKLKEMRSEEGQRLAKDVLERSDLLKSLIEEIEKHSYNVVIDYKEKLNSRISEILENPSLIDESRLAQEVAIYADKSSITEEIVRFKSHIEQLKNTIVKDESIGRKIDFLIQEMNRETNTIGSKSSDLNITNLVVEIKSELEKIREQIQNIE; encoded by the coding sequence ATGGCTATTAGTATGACTGGATTTGGAAGAGGCGAATATAAAGATGATAATTATTATTTTTTAGTAGAATGTAAAACTATAAATCATAAGTATTGTGATATAAATATACGACTTCCAAGGAAAATATCTTTTTTAGAAGATAAGGCTAGGAACTTTGTTAAAAATTACATAAAAAGAGGTAGAGTAGATATTTACATAAAGCTTGACTTGTTAGGTAGTGAAGATGTAAACTTAAAGTTCGATGAAGTATTGGCAAGCCAATATGTAAATATATTAAGAGATATAAGAAATAAGTTTGATTTAGTTGATGATATAAGTGTTATGAACGTAGCAAAGTTCCCTGATATAATAAAGACAGAGGAAAAAGAAGAAGACGAAGAATTATTATGGTCAATGCTAAGAAAAGCATTAGAAGAAACTTTAATTAAATTAAAGGAAATGAGAAGTGAAGAAGGACAAAGATTAGCTAAAGATGTTTTAGAAAGATCTGACCTTCTTAAAAGTTTAATTGAAGAAATTGAAAAGCATTCTTATAATGTAGTTATTGATTATAAAGAAAAATTAAATAGTAGAATAAGTGAAATATTAGAAAATCCAAGTCTAATAGATGAAAGTAGATTAGCTCAAGAAGTAGCTATATATGCAGACAAAAGTAGTATAACAGAAGAAATAGTAAGATTTAAAAGTCATATAGAACAATTAAAAAATACTATAGTTAAAGATGAATCAATCGGAAGAAAAATAGACTTCTTAATACAAGAAATGAATAGAGAAACGAATACTATAGGTTCTAAGTCGTCTGATTTAAATATAACTAACTTAGTTGTTGAAATAAAAAGTGAATTGGAAAAGATAAGAGAGCAAATTCAAAACATAGAATAG
- a CDS encoding uracil-xanthine permease family protein has translation MKKLIMSFQHLLAMFGATVLVPMLTGLDPAVAIFCAGIGTLIFHFCTENKVPVFLGSSFAFIPVIKAAIDAHGGDLAYAQGGIIVAGFVYVILSCLVKIIGAEKIKNYFPPQVTGAMIAVIGLNLIPTAFDMASHNFIIAAITLGVAICINLFAKGFLKQIGILISVIIGYTICYFTGLIDTSTITSASLFAIPNFTLPKFSLEAIVIIAPVVLAVFMEHIGDITTNGTVVGKNFLENPGLNKTLLGDGLATMVAGFLGGPANTTYGENTAVLAITKNYDPANLRRTAILAILLACIGKFGGFLQSIPQAVMGGISIMLFSMITFVGLKTIKDSKCVENKNNMIIIATILVIGLGTTYLGNKGISIGIPVTQSVKITGLSLAAIIGIVLNRLLNKNQFKNEKTKVSIKVSSANN, from the coding sequence ATGAAAAAATTAATCATGTCATTTCAACATTTATTAGCAATGTTTGGAGCTACAGTATTAGTTCCAATGTTAACAGGGTTAGATCCAGCAGTTGCAATATTTTGTGCAGGCATAGGAACGTTAATATTCCATTTTTGTACAGAAAATAAAGTGCCAGTATTTTTAGGTTCAAGTTTTGCATTTATACCAGTAATAAAAGCAGCTATAGATGCTCATGGAGGAGATTTGGCTTATGCACAAGGTGGTATAATTGTAGCAGGTTTTGTATATGTAATACTTTCATGTTTAGTAAAAATTATTGGTGCTGAAAAAATCAAAAATTATTTCCCACCTCAAGTTACAGGAGCAATGATAGCTGTAATAGGATTAAACTTAATACCAACAGCTTTTGATATGGCTTCACATAATTTTATTATAGCAGCTATTACATTAGGTGTAGCAATATGTATAAACTTATTTGCTAAAGGATTTTTAAAGCAAATAGGAATTTTGATATCAGTAATTATAGGTTATACGATATGTTACTTTACAGGATTAATAGATACATCAACTATAACAAGTGCTAGTTTATTTGCAATACCAAACTTTACACTACCTAAATTTAGTCTTGAAGCAATAGTTATAATAGCACCGGTTGTTTTAGCAGTTTTCATGGAGCATATAGGAGACATTACTACTAATGGAACTGTTGTAGGTAAGAATTTCTTAGAAAATCCAGGACTAAATAAAACATTATTAGGAGATGGATTAGCTACAATGGTAGCAGGTTTTTTAGGAGGGCCAGCAAATACTACTTACGGAGAAAATACAGCAGTACTTGCTATAACTAAAAATTACGATCCAGCAAACTTAAGACGTACAGCAATTCTTGCAATACTTCTTGCTTGTATTGGTAAGTTTGGAGGATTCTTACAAAGCATACCTCAAGCTGTTATGGGTGGAATAAGTATAATGTTATTCTCAATGATAACTTTTGTAGGTTTAAAGACTATAAAAGACAGTAAGTGTGTAGAGAATAAAAATAATATGATAATAATAGCTACTATATTAGTAATAGGATTAGGAACTACTTATTTAGGAAATAAAGGAATATCAATAGGAATACCTGTAACTCAAAGTGTTAAAATAACAGGATTAAGTTTAGCGGCAATTATAGGTATAGTATTAAATAGGTTATTAAATAAAAACCAATTTAAAAATGAAAAAACAAAAGTTAGCATTAAAGTTTCTAGTGCTAATAATTAA
- the gmk gene encoding guanylate kinase, producing the protein MVKRKGLLLVVSGPSGAGKGTICKAILEENDQIKLSVSATTRKPRNGEVHGVNYFFLEKEEFTSMIEKGEFLEYAQIYDNFYGTPKAAIMETLAKGQDVILEIEMQGARQVKKVYPEGIFIFVLPPSLKELKNRIVGRGTETAEEIEKRFSCAFEEIKQIDDYDYFIFNKDVEKSVKELEAIISSEKNKVTRYKNNIIEKFKEEL; encoded by the coding sequence ATGGTTAAAAGAAAAGGACTATTACTAGTTGTATCAGGACCATCTGGAGCAGGTAAGGGTACAATTTGTAAAGCTATATTAGAAGAAAATGACCAAATAAAGCTTTCTGTATCAGCTACAACAAGAAAGCCTAGAAATGGAGAAGTTCATGGAGTTAATTACTTCTTTTTAGAAAAAGAAGAGTTTACATCTATGATAGAAAAAGGTGAATTTTTAGAGTACGCTCAGATTTATGATAATTTCTATGGTACACCAAAAGCTGCAATAATGGAAACTTTAGCAAAAGGTCAAGATGTTATCTTAGAAATAGAAATGCAAGGAGCAAGACAAGTTAAAAAAGTATATCCAGAAGGAATATTCATATTTGTACTTCCTCCATCTCTTAAAGAATTAAAGAATAGAATAGTTGGAAGAGGAACAGAAACTGCAGAAGAAATAGAAAAGAGATTTAGTTGTGCATTTGAAGAAATAAAACAAATAGATGATTATGATTACTTTATATTTAATAAAGACGTTGAAAAATCAGTTAAAGAACTAGAAGCTATAATATCTTCAGAGAAGAATAAAGTTACTAGATATAAGAATAATATAATAGAGAAGTTCAAGGAGGAGTTATAA
- a CDS encoding DUF1294 domain-containing protein, whose product MNNLFLYYIFIINIIGFISIYVDKMRAIKNQWRIRESTLFTIAYIGGSIGSLLGMYLFRHKTKHIKFTIGFNFILLIQIALISMFYI is encoded by the coding sequence ATGAATAATTTATTTTTATACTATATTTTTATAATTAATATAATAGGATTTATTTCAATATATGTAGATAAGATGAGAGCTATAAAAAATCAATGGCGAATTCGTGAATCTACTTTATTTACTATTGCTTATATAGGTGGTAGTATTGGTTCTTTGTTAGGAATGTACTTATTTAGACATAAGACAAAACATATTAAATTTACGATTGGATTTAATTTTATACTTCTTATTCAGATAGCTTTAATATCTATGTTTTATATATAA